In Leptolyngbya sp. O-77, the genomic window GGGGCCACCTGCAAATCGATGCCACCTCGATCTACCTGCTGATGCTGTCGCAGATGACGGCTTCGGGGCTGCAAATTATTTTCACGCTAGACGAGGTGAACTTTATTCAAAACCTCGTCTATTACATTGGTCGCGCCTACCGCACCCCCGACTACGGCATCTGGGAGCGCGGCAACAAGATCAACCACGGCAACCCAGAGCTAAACGCCAGTTCGGTTGGCATGGCCAAGGCGGCGCTGGAGGCGATTAGCGGCCTTGACTTGTTTGGCGTGCGGGGTAGCCAATCGTCGATTATCCACGTCCTGCCCGACGAAATCGCCCGCGCTCGCAATACGCTGGAATCGCTGCTGCCCCGCGAGTCGGCTTCCAAAGAAGTGGACGCGGCGGTGCTGAGCGTCATCGGCTACCCCGCCTTTGCGGTAGAAGACCTGAGCCTGGTAGAGCGCACCCGCAGCAACGTCGTCACCAAGCTCCAGGGCCGCTACGGCTGCAAGCGGTTTTTGCGGGATGGACACCAGACCGTGATCGAAGACCCAACGCGACTGCACTATGAACCTTGGGAACTGAAAGCCTTTGAGCATATCGAGTGCGAGTGGCCGCTGTTCTTTACCTATCTGTATCTGGATGCCCTGTTTCGCGGCGACGCAGTCCAGGCCCAAGACTATCGGCAAAAGTTGGACGCAGTGCGCGTGGAGAAGGACGGGCTAAAGCTGCTGCCAGAGCTGTACTACGTGCCAGAGGAGGCGATCGCCCCTGAGCGCGAAACCCCCGGCAGCCAGACCCGCTTACCCAACGACAACCTGCCTCTGGTCTGGGCCCAGAGCCTTTATATTCTGGGCCGCCTGCTCCAAGATGGGCTAATCGCCCCTGGCGACCTCGACCCCTTGGGGCAACACCTACGCCTGGGTCAGCACCCCCGACCGCTGGTGCAAATTTCCCTGCTGGCCGAAGATGAAGCACTCCAGGCAGAACTGGCTGCCTTTGGTGTCGCCACTCAAACGCCCAGCCAGATCGATCCCACCCAGGTGCGAACTTCGGGTCAACTTTCGGATGTCCTCACCCAGATCGGGCGCAACGACAAGCTGGGACTGAGCGGTCGCCCTATCCGTCGCCTGCGGAGCCTGACCACCTCCCGCATTTTCAAAATTAAAGGCGAAACGATGGTGTTTTTGCCGTCGTTCCTCGATCAGCAGCAGTTTTACCTGACGCTCGACTATCACATCCTGGTGTCCCAAATTCGCGCTGAGGTGGCCTACATCTGGCGACACTGGAACCGTCTCGGTCGCCCTACCATGACGCTGCTGCTGACCCACGACATGCTGCGCGACAAAGAACCACTGCTGGAGCTATTCAGCGAGCTGCGCGATGGGCACTGCGGCGGCATTCCTGTCACGCTGGGCCGCTTGCAGGAACTTATGCGGACGGCGGGAACCGAGCGGTTCGATTTTATTCACGAATTCGTGTTTGACACCTCGCCTGTCCAGGATGCCCTACCTACGCCCTATTTTCTGACGCTGCACCCCGACCGCAACCACCCGCTCAGCAGCGCCGAAGAGTTTCGCCTGGAGCGTGAGACGGACGTGCCTGCGTTGCTAGAGCGCCTGCGCCATTCCGAAAACCTCTACGAGCAGATCGAGGTGCTAGAAGCGCTGAATCGGCTAGAAGGGCTAGAGTTTGACACGGGTTTTGGTGGGCCGGGGCGATCGCTCACCGTTGCCGACCTGCTAGACGAGGTGTATGCCAAAGCCAGCCAGCTCCGGCTGTGGGGTATTATTCGTCAGGCAGCGGGCTTGCTCGACAAGGTGGACGTGAACCTGTCGGACGCGGTGACGGATATCCTCGTGCGGCAAAAGCAAATCGCCGTGGGCAAGGCCTACAGCGAACACTCGCTGATGACCAGCCCCATGTCCACCTATGAAATCATGGACAAGATCCGCGAGTTTGTGCGGCAAGACGTGCGCGATCGCCCCCTGACGCAGGAAATCCTGGTTTACCTGAGTATGCTGATCAAGACCGACCCGCACCTGTTTAAGGGCGTACTCACGCTGCGCGTCGGCTATCTAATCCTGCTGATTACTAGCGAACTGGCGCGGGAACTCGGCGTAACACAGGATGAAGCCTATGAGCATCTAATGCAGCTCAGCCCGTTTGAGGTAAAAACGCGCCTCTACAAAGTCTTGCTGGAATATGAACAACTCAACGACATTCTCTTCCAGCAGGAGTCTCTGCACATCCGCCAGCAGCAAAATATTCAGTGGGCCGCTGTGCCGGTTGCCCCCGAACTGGTGGAACCCAGCGGCGAAGAAACCGCTATTGGCGACCCTGCCAGCGGCGGTTGGGCTAAAAAACGCCGCATGGAAGGCGCACTGACCAAGGTTCCCAAAGACTTTTACCGCTGCGTGTGGCGCGTGTTGCAGCACTGCAAAGGACTGGTCATCGGCGACAAGCTGGATCGGCGCAACCGCCTGGAAAGTGAGCTGCTGCTAGAAATGACCCCCGGCGAGACAAACTTTGCGCTGCGAGTCGAACACCTGCTGAACAAAATTCAGGCTCCGGAGTATCGCCAGGTGAACGTGGAAGCGCTGATGGCCCTGGCGGCGATCGCCGAACAGAACCCCGATCTCCAGTTTGAGGAATACATCGTGCTGGATGTATTCATCGGGCACGCCGTCCGCATTGCCTGGCTAGAGCAGCACCCCGAAGATGCCAACCGCTACGACGAGCGCAAAGGTCAAGCCTGGCCAGCCTTCTACGAACTGCCGCCGACCGCCGTTGCCGATGCGATGGTGAAGGCGCTGAAGTTCCTAACGGAACTGGGGCAGTCGCAGGCGGCGTAGGGTTAGTCTAGATGCAAGCTTTTGAGTAGAAAGTCTCAAGCTATACTGAGGGCAAAAGTCTGAGCTTACTGTCCTCTTTATACTTAATTTCAAGCAACTGGCGATCGCAATCTCACAGAAAGGTTTGATGCAATGGTTCAAAAAATTGCTTTATTCAACCACAAAGGCGGAGTTAGCAAAACCACAACCACCTTCAATTTGGGTTGGATGCTTGCCTCAAAAGGGAAAAGAGTCATTCTTGTTGATAGCGATCCACAATGTAATCTCACAGGCATGGCCTTAGGAGAGGAAACTGAAGATGACGAAGCCCGGATTCAAGAAATTTACAACACGGTATCAAACATAAAGACAGGCTTAGCTCCTGCGTTTGAATCACAACCAAGAGCAATCGAGGCTGTTGATTGTATTCCAGTATCAGGTCGAGATGATTTATTTCTATTACCTGGGCATGTTGGCTTTGCTGAGTACGAAGTGACACTTGGTATTGCTCAAGAGCTAAGTGGTTCGATCCAAGCCCTTAAAAACTTGCCAGGTTCCATCAATGACTTGTTTGAGAAGACGGCAGCTAAGTTTAATGCAGATTATATTCTGATTGATATGAGTCCTAGCTTAGGCTCAATCAATCAGAACTTACTGATGATCAGCGATTTTTTTGTAGTCCCAACTACTGCTGACTTTTTCTCTGTAATGGCAATTGACTCTCTAGTTAAGGTTTTGCCCAGATGGCATGCCTGGGCTAGGTCAGCTAGTTCGCTTCAGATTCTGAAAGAAGCTAACTACCCTTTTCCTAATGTTAAGCTTCGGTTCCTAGGAACAATTGTGCAAAACTATAGAATTATACGAGGTAAAGAGACGGCTGCATTTCAAACTTGGATTGAGAAGATTGAGAAGTCTGTTGCTGAAAAACTGGTTCCGACTCTGAGACAGAGCGACATGATGTTGTCAGATTATGTGTATCGGGATCAGGGTCTTGAAGACAGCCTTTCTCTCGCAAAGATTTCTAACTTTAATAGCCTAATTGCTCTATCCCAGGAACATCGAACTCCAGTCTATGACCTAACCCCTGAGCAGTTAAGACAAACAGGTGTGGTCTTGGAGAAGAATCAGCAAAAGCAGGAAGAGTTTAGGAAAACTTTTTCAGATTTAGCAGACAGAGTTATTGCATTAAGTTCTGAAAGCTCCGCATATGCAGTCAGCGCTTGATCAGTTTCGCATCAGCATTAGTCGCGTTCGAGACCTGATTGCACTTCATAACTCTGTCAAAGCTCAAGCCACTGGCGCACTTGATGTATCAGATATGTTACGTGCTGCGCTCGTTCTTGCTGTAAGCGCGCTAGACTACTACGTGCATGAAGTTGTCACATTAGGAATGCTGGAAATTCATCGAGGCAATCGCCCTGAGCCAGCACCCTCAGCAAACACAACTCAATCAGCGTTCTCGCGCTTTCAAGTCTCGCTGGGTGGTGCGCGTCAAGATCGATTAACAGCAATTGATATTACCTCATGGCTTGAGGCTGAAATGCAGCTAGCTCAGGGATATGAATTTCTCCGGAAGTCTCACACAATTTCAGATTTGGCTCCCATAATATCGAGCAGTATTCTCAATAAGTTAAACAATACGTCTTGGCTAGAAGGTGAAATTAGAGAGCGTTTAGGATATCAAAGCTTTCAGCAGGCAGACAAAATTGCCGATGCCATTAGATACATTTCAGACAAAAAATTGTGGGACGAAGTAGCTACTCAAATGAGGAAGCCTTCAAAAGATATCAAACAAGAATTAAATTCAATCGTCGATCGAAGAAATAAAATTGCTCATGAAGCTGACATCGACCCAACTTTTAATATTGGCAGTCGATGGAATATTGATGAGGTGCTAGTTGGCGATGCAGTTGACTTTATTGAGAGGCTTGTTGAGAGTATTCATAAAGTGTTGTTATAAGTACAGTAAACAAACTGGCTCAATCTGTCTGGGTGAGTCTTCGTTAGTCGAATTAACTATTGCACTGTTCAGCCCATCACCAGACCTTGCTCAAGTCCAGCCGAAACCCTGTCAGCACCGGGTCGCCGCTGAGCGAGTCGGGGTTGTCTAGCACCTGCACCAACTCGCTAGGGCGGTAGAGATAGGCGCGGCGATCGCCCCGATCGATCAGCCAGCCGAGTTGAAAGCCTGGCTCCTGCTGATATTCGCGCATCTTGGTCTGCAAGGTTTCCAGGCTGTCGCTGGGCGATCGCAGCTCAATCACTACATCGGGACAAATCGGCGCAAATCGCTCCTGCTGTTCTGGGGTCAGCGCGTTCCACCGATCCAGCCGAATCCACGCCGCATCGGGCGATCGCTTCGCCCCCGTAGACAGCTTGAACCCCGCGCTGGAGCTAAACACGAAGCCCTGTCCAGTTTGCTCATTCCAGACATAGAGTTGACCGATGATGCCTGCTTCGCGATTGCCAGTACCAGAACCAACAGGCGACATAATCACCAAATCTCCATCTGCATTTTGTTCGATTCGCAAGTCGCGATTGACCTGGCAAAACTCAAAAAACTGTTCCTCGCTCAGGGGCAGCGAGGGCGGCAGGTGAACCGTG contains:
- a CDS encoding Uma2 family endonuclease, with the translated sequence MQSELPAPTAIAPGSLTVHLPPSLPLSEEQFFEFCQVNRDLRIEQNADGDLVIMSPVGSGTGNREAGIIGQLYVWNEQTGQGFVFSSSAGFKLSTGAKRSPDAAWIRLDRWNALTPEQQERFAPICPDVVIELRSPSDSLETLQTKMREYQQEPGFQLGWLIDRGDRRAYLYRPSELVQVLDNPDSLSGDPVLTGFRLDLSKVW
- a CDS encoding ParA family protein, with the translated sequence MVQKIALFNHKGGVSKTTTTFNLGWMLASKGKRVILVDSDPQCNLTGMALGEETEDDEARIQEIYNTVSNIKTGLAPAFESQPRAIEAVDCIPVSGRDDLFLLPGHVGFAEYEVTLGIAQELSGSIQALKNLPGSINDLFEKTAAKFNADYILIDMSPSLGSINQNLLMISDFFVVPTTADFFSVMAIDSLVKVLPRWHAWARSASSLQILKEANYPFPNVKLRFLGTIVQNYRIIRGKETAAFQTWIEKIEKSVAEKLVPTLRQSDMMLSDYVYRDQGLEDSLSLAKISNFNSLIALSQEHRTPVYDLTPEQLRQTGVVLEKNQQKQEEFRKTFSDLADRVIALSSESSAYAVSA
- a CDS encoding glycoside hydrolase family 15 protein, producing the protein MSTPSPSLSGLSSSDAFRTLQSQLDCYYEEVKHIILARQHPVTGLLPASTAINSHGNYTDAWVRDNVYSILCVWGLALAYRRIGEDRGRCYELEQSVVKLMRGLLFAMMRQAHKVEKFKQTQHPLDALHAKYDLATTNTVVGDDGWGHLQIDATSIYLLMLSQMTASGLQIIFTLDEVNFIQNLVYYIGRAYRTPDYGIWERGNKINHGNPELNASSVGMAKAALEAISGLDLFGVRGSQSSIIHVLPDEIARARNTLESLLPRESASKEVDAAVLSVIGYPAFAVEDLSLVERTRSNVVTKLQGRYGCKRFLRDGHQTVIEDPTRLHYEPWELKAFEHIECEWPLFFTYLYLDALFRGDAVQAQDYRQKLDAVRVEKDGLKLLPELYYVPEEAIAPERETPGSQTRLPNDNLPLVWAQSLYILGRLLQDGLIAPGDLDPLGQHLRLGQHPRPLVQISLLAEDEALQAELAAFGVATQTPSQIDPTQVRTSGQLSDVLTQIGRNDKLGLSGRPIRRLRSLTTSRIFKIKGETMVFLPSFLDQQQFYLTLDYHILVSQIRAEVAYIWRHWNRLGRPTMTLLLTHDMLRDKEPLLELFSELRDGHCGGIPVTLGRLQELMRTAGTERFDFIHEFVFDTSPVQDALPTPYFLTLHPDRNHPLSSAEEFRLERETDVPALLERLRHSENLYEQIEVLEALNRLEGLEFDTGFGGPGRSLTVADLLDEVYAKASQLRLWGIIRQAAGLLDKVDVNLSDAVTDILVRQKQIAVGKAYSEHSLMTSPMSTYEIMDKIREFVRQDVRDRPLTQEILVYLSMLIKTDPHLFKGVLTLRVGYLILLITSELARELGVTQDEAYEHLMQLSPFEVKTRLYKVLLEYEQLNDILFQQESLHIRQQQNIQWAAVPVAPELVEPSGEETAIGDPASGGWAKKRRMEGALTKVPKDFYRCVWRVLQHCKGLVIGDKLDRRNRLESELLLEMTPGETNFALRVEHLLNKIQAPEYRQVNVEALMALAAIAEQNPDLQFEEYIVLDVFIGHAVRIAWLEQHPEDANRYDERKGQAWPAFYELPPTAVADAMVKALKFLTELGQSQAA
- a CDS encoding HEPN domain-containing protein; amino-acid sequence: MQSALDQFRISISRVRDLIALHNSVKAQATGALDVSDMLRAALVLAVSALDYYVHEVVTLGMLEIHRGNRPEPAPSANTTQSAFSRFQVSLGGARQDRLTAIDITSWLEAEMQLAQGYEFLRKSHTISDLAPIISSSILNKLNNTSWLEGEIRERLGYQSFQQADKIADAIRYISDKKLWDEVATQMRKPSKDIKQELNSIVDRRNKIAHEADIDPTFNIGSRWNIDEVLVGDAVDFIERLVESIHKVLL